A portion of the Micromonospora tarapacensis genome contains these proteins:
- a CDS encoding RICIN domain-containing protein — protein MSVPSSPAAARRRLLAAVAAAALTAVATATTVATSAAPALADTTTLYASPSGSGTACTAAQPCALSGAQTAVRSRTGSMSGDIVVQLADGVYRLTTPLRLTSADSGTNGYRVVWQAAPSAQPVISGARPVTGWTLADAGRNIWRANVGAGTDTRQLYVDGAIATRARTQVNRADFTADSTGMRFTNSALGYLNNLANENRIQMESVNSFTDRYVSVQSISGNLITMQQPGWSNNNFGYDTFTSPHRAGPLYLSNAYEFLDAPGEWYLDPGSGALSYIPLAGQNMNNVKVELPTLQSLVNVGGTYDAPAHHMTFSGITFTGTSWLGPSSNQGYADQQTGSYIHGNWNWPSFSSCHNGCPQFEATRPNWLQSPAAVQVSAASNVTFTDSRFVNLGQTAVGIGNDPSAHASGVGLGASNITITRSEVARNSAGGIIVGGVRADAHHPSDQRMVNRDITISNNRLHDLGLEHRGIVSVLTTYVTNATISYNEVYNMPYTGMSIGYGWGANDAGGSNHYADRGLYNYQPRYTTATTASNNRLIGNYVHDVMQQMNDGGCIYTLSANPGGLISDNYCLRTNGYFGVYFDEGSRYYTARNNVFSSTGTWATANYWFAENMGNFTVTNNWSTNGSTNVTNGDRGNVVSGNVTVTNGNWPSGAQAVMAAAGPQNGNGQQNVQIVGGQSGRCLEIGGSSTTNGTQAQLWDCHGGTNQRWTHTTGRQLMVYGNKCLDASGQGTANGTLAIIWDCNGQTNQQWNVNPDGTITGVQSGLCLDASGYGTTNGTKIHLWACHGGTNQQWSLRN, from the coding sequence GTGTCCGTACCGTCATCTCCCGCAGCAGCGCGAAGGCGGCTGCTGGCCGCGGTCGCGGCGGCGGCGTTGACCGCCGTGGCCACCGCGACCACCGTGGCCACCTCGGCCGCACCCGCCCTCGCCGACACCACCACCCTCTACGCGTCCCCCTCCGGCAGCGGCACCGCGTGCACCGCCGCCCAACCGTGCGCACTGAGCGGCGCGCAGACCGCGGTGCGGTCGCGTACCGGCTCGATGTCCGGCGACATCGTCGTCCAACTGGCCGACGGGGTGTACCGGCTCACCACCCCGCTCCGGCTGACCTCGGCCGACTCCGGCACCAACGGCTACCGGGTGGTGTGGCAGGCGGCACCGTCGGCCCAGCCGGTGATCAGCGGTGCCCGGCCGGTCACCGGCTGGACGCTCGCCGACGCCGGGCGCAACATCTGGCGGGCCAACGTCGGCGCCGGGACCGACACCCGGCAGCTCTACGTCGACGGTGCCATCGCCACCCGGGCGCGTACCCAGGTCAATCGGGCCGACTTCACCGCGGACAGCACCGGAATGAGGTTCACCAACAGCGCGTTGGGCTACCTCAACAACCTGGCGAACGAGAACCGGATCCAGATGGAGAGCGTCAACTCGTTCACGGACCGGTACGTCTCGGTGCAGAGCATCAGTGGAAACCTGATCACGATGCAGCAGCCCGGCTGGAGCAACAACAACTTCGGGTACGACACCTTCACCAGCCCGCACCGGGCCGGTCCGCTCTACCTGAGCAACGCGTACGAGTTCCTGGACGCGCCGGGGGAGTGGTATCTCGACCCGGGCAGCGGCGCGCTGTCCTACATCCCACTTGCCGGCCAGAACATGAACAACGTCAAGGTGGAACTGCCGACGCTCCAGTCACTGGTCAACGTCGGCGGCACCTATGACGCGCCCGCGCACCACATGACCTTCAGCGGGATCACCTTCACCGGCACCAGCTGGCTCGGGCCGAGCAGCAACCAGGGTTACGCGGACCAGCAGACCGGTTCCTACATCCACGGCAACTGGAACTGGCCCAGCTTCAGCTCCTGCCACAACGGCTGCCCGCAGTTCGAGGCCACCCGCCCGAACTGGCTCCAGTCACCCGCCGCCGTGCAGGTCTCCGCCGCCAGCAACGTCACCTTCACCGACTCCCGGTTCGTCAACCTGGGACAGACGGCGGTGGGGATCGGCAACGACCCGAGCGCCCACGCCAGCGGGGTCGGCCTGGGCGCCAGCAACATCACGATCACCCGGTCCGAGGTCGCCCGCAACTCCGCCGGCGGCATCATCGTCGGTGGCGTACGCGCCGACGCGCACCACCCGAGTGACCAGCGGATGGTCAACCGGGACATCACCATCAGCAACAACCGCCTGCACGACCTCGGCCTGGAGCATCGGGGCATCGTCTCGGTCCTGACCACCTACGTCACCAACGCCACGATCTCGTACAACGAGGTCTACAACATGCCGTACACCGGCATGTCGATCGGGTACGGCTGGGGCGCCAACGACGCCGGTGGCAGCAACCACTACGCCGACCGCGGCCTGTACAACTACCAGCCGCGCTACACCACCGCCACGACCGCGTCCAACAACCGGTTGATCGGCAACTACGTGCACGACGTGATGCAGCAGATGAACGACGGCGGCTGCATCTACACGCTCTCGGCGAATCCGGGCGGGCTGATCAGCGACAACTACTGCCTGCGGACCAACGGCTACTTCGGCGTCTACTTCGACGAGGGCTCCCGCTATTACACCGCCCGCAACAACGTTTTCTCGTCCACCGGCACCTGGGCCACCGCCAACTACTGGTTCGCCGAGAACATGGGCAACTTCACCGTCACGAACAACTGGTCGACCAACGGCAGCACCAACGTGACCAACGGCGACCGCGGCAACGTCGTCTCCGGCAACGTCACGGTGACCAACGGCAACTGGCCCTCGGGAGCCCAGGCCGTAATGGCCGCGGCGGGACCGCAGAACGGTAACGGCCAGCAGAACGTGCAGATCGTCGGTGGGCAGTCGGGTCGCTGTCTGGAGATCGGTGGGTCGAGCACGACCAACGGCACGCAGGCCCAGCTCTGGGACTGCCACGGTGGCACCAACCAACGGTGGACCCACACCACCGGCCGGCAGCTGATGGTGTACGGCAACAAGTGCCTGGACGCCTCCGGCCAGGGCACCGCCAACGGCACCCTGGCAATCATCTGGGACTGCAACGGCCAGACCAACCAGCAGTGGAACGTCAACCCCGACGGCACCATCACCGGCGTGCAGTCCGGGCTGTGCCTCGACGCCAGCGGCTACGGCACCACGAACGGCACCAAGATCCACCTGTGGGCCTGCCACGGCGGCACCAACCAGCAGTGGAGCCTGCGCAACTGA
- a CDS encoding sugar phosphate isomerase/epimerase family protein yields the protein MYDIGVNPWVWTSPVDDRALAELVPRIAAMGFDAVELPIENPGDWDPDRTRDLLAAHGLAAAGVCAVTPPGRDLVAAAPAVVEATVAYLKGCVDSAAAVGAPCVGGPVYASVGRTWRMSGAARSACYAEFRRSLTPVAHHAGERGVTLGVEALNRYETSVVNTMEQVVELIDGLPPNVGIMIDTYHMNIEEADPYAALVLAGPYIKHVQVSGTDRGAPGADHLDWPRFLAALATTGYRGAVCIESFTVENETIAAAASIWRPLAPSQDRLALDGLTYLRGLLR from the coding sequence GTGTACGACATCGGTGTCAACCCGTGGGTCTGGACCTCACCGGTCGACGATCGGGCTCTCGCGGAACTGGTGCCGCGGATCGCCGCGATGGGCTTCGACGCGGTCGAACTGCCGATCGAGAACCCCGGCGACTGGGATCCGGACCGCACCCGCGACCTGCTGGCGGCGCACGGCCTGGCCGCGGCCGGCGTCTGCGCGGTCACGCCGCCCGGGCGTGACCTGGTGGCCGCCGCGCCGGCCGTCGTCGAGGCGACGGTGGCGTACCTGAAGGGGTGTGTGGACAGCGCGGCGGCCGTCGGCGCGCCGTGCGTGGGGGGTCCGGTCTACGCCTCCGTCGGCCGGACCTGGCGGATGTCGGGGGCGGCGCGCTCCGCCTGTTACGCGGAGTTCCGCCGGTCGCTCACGCCGGTCGCCCACCATGCCGGCGAGCGGGGGGTGACCCTCGGTGTGGAGGCGCTCAATCGATACGAGACGAGCGTCGTCAACACCATGGAGCAGGTCGTCGAGCTGATCGACGGCCTGCCCCCGAACGTCGGCATCATGATCGACACCTACCACATGAACATCGAGGAGGCCGACCCGTACGCCGCCCTCGTCCTCGCCGGCCCGTACATCAAGCACGTCCAGGTCAGTGGCACCGACCGGGGTGCGCCCGGCGCGGACCACCTCGACTGGCCCCGGTTCCTCGCCGCCCTGGCCACGACGGGCTACCGGGGTGCGGTGTGTATCGAGTCGTTCACCGTCGAGAACGAGACGATCGCCGCCGCCGCGTCGATCTGGCGCCCGCTGGCTCCCTCGCAGGACCGGCTCGCCCTGGACGGCCTGACATATCTGCGCGGGCTCCTTCGATGA
- a CDS encoding substrate-binding domain-containing protein, translating into MRRSMAALAALTLLSLAGCATDDPVAGPDGTASAGAGSGTGEQSKFFVQADYDNELALLDATPTGPADRPWEQVLEPAMVDTATFRKAGPYKICFSNAALNNPWRQVGFKTMQAEVEAQQSKIKEFVHVDAEGRDQKQIADINDLLGRGCDALIVSPNTTATLTPAVEAACATGLPVIVFDRGVNTACPVTFINPIGGYGFGHVGAEFVSQRMKPGGKVLALRILPGVDVLETRWSAAKVAFDKAKVDVVGVEFTDGDPAKTKKIVDDYIQRYGTIDGVWMDAGAVAVAAVEAFQDAGQPVPPINGEDQLDFLKLWKEKNLTAIAPTYPTYQWRTPIIAALRILDGQQVSDPWKLPQPTIDQENLDSYLDPTMPPLHYAMCGCTDLPGYPQRWK; encoded by the coding sequence GTGCGACGTTCCATGGCGGCGCTGGCCGCCCTGACTCTGTTGTCGCTCGCTGGCTGCGCCACCGACGATCCGGTCGCGGGCCCCGACGGCACCGCCTCCGCCGGGGCCGGCTCGGGCACCGGCGAGCAGTCGAAGTTCTTCGTCCAGGCCGACTACGACAACGAACTGGCGCTGCTCGACGCCACCCCGACGGGGCCCGCCGACCGGCCGTGGGAGCAGGTGCTCGAACCGGCGATGGTGGACACCGCGACGTTCCGGAAGGCCGGGCCGTACAAGATCTGCTTCTCCAACGCGGCGTTGAACAACCCGTGGCGGCAGGTCGGATTCAAGACCATGCAGGCCGAGGTCGAGGCGCAGCAGAGCAAGATCAAGGAGTTCGTGCACGTCGACGCCGAAGGCCGGGACCAGAAGCAGATCGCGGACATCAACGACCTGCTCGGCAGGGGCTGCGACGCGCTCATCGTCTCGCCCAACACCACCGCCACGCTCACCCCGGCCGTCGAAGCGGCCTGCGCGACGGGCCTGCCGGTCATCGTCTTCGACCGGGGCGTCAACACGGCGTGCCCGGTGACGTTCATCAACCCGATCGGCGGCTACGGCTTCGGTCACGTCGGTGCCGAGTTCGTCAGCCAGCGGATGAAGCCCGGCGGCAAGGTGCTCGCCCTGCGGATCCTGCCCGGCGTCGACGTGCTGGAGACCCGGTGGTCCGCGGCGAAGGTGGCGTTCGACAAGGCGAAGGTGGATGTCGTCGGGGTCGAGTTCACCGACGGCGACCCGGCCAAGACCAAGAAGATCGTCGACGACTACATCCAGCGGTACGGCACGATCGACGGCGTGTGGATGGACGCCGGTGCGGTCGCCGTCGCGGCGGTCGAGGCGTTCCAGGACGCGGGCCAGCCGGTGCCGCCGATCAACGGTGAGGACCAGCTCGACTTTCTGAAGCTCTGGAAGGAGAAGAACCTCACCGCGATCGCGCCCACCTACCCGACCTACCAGTGGCGTACGCCGATCATCGCGGCGCTGCGGATCCTCGACGGCCAGCAGGTGTCCGACCCGTGGAAGCTGCCGCAGCCGACGATCGACCAGGAGAACCTGGACAGCTATCTCGACCCGACCATGCCGCCACTGCACTACGCGATGTGCGGTTGCACCGACCTGCCCGGTTACCCGCAACGCTGGAAGTAG
- a CDS encoding ABC transporter permease gives MSTQIGARRPLPTRLPRLRPGGLLPIVAILAVLLVLVALRQPDFLAPPSLMSFLGRSAPIILLAAGQYFVIVSGEFDLSIGSLVTAQVVVAARLIDSDPSRTWPVVLLLLAFGAVVGLVNGLITTRLRVPSFITTLGMFLILVGAVYLWSDGAPKGGLSEDFRRFGRRAFEDVPVLGRVPYALLVLLVLATLAVVLMRADFGRTLIAVGDNPRTAELSGVRVWRTRTIAFILSGLAAAVAAILLGGYSGVSFQAGAGLEFGAITAVVLGGVVLGGGRGSVVGAMLGALTLELLFALMNFYGVSGALRSTVQGAIILLAVAVSATRQSSRQGER, from the coding sequence GTGAGTACGCAGATCGGCGCGCGCCGCCCGCTGCCGACCCGGCTGCCGCGACTGCGTCCCGGTGGTCTGCTGCCGATCGTCGCGATCCTCGCGGTGCTGCTGGTCCTCGTCGCCCTCCGGCAGCCCGACTTCCTCGCCCCGCCGTCGCTGATGTCCTTCCTCGGCCGTTCGGCCCCGATCATCCTGCTCGCCGCCGGTCAGTACTTCGTGATCGTTTCCGGCGAGTTCGACCTGTCGATCGGATCCCTGGTCACCGCGCAGGTGGTCGTCGCCGCCCGGCTCATCGACAGCGACCCGTCGCGCACCTGGCCGGTGGTGTTGCTGCTGCTCGCCTTCGGGGCGGTGGTCGGGCTGGTCAACGGCCTGATCACGACGCGGCTGCGGGTGCCGTCGTTCATCACCACCCTCGGCATGTTCCTGATCCTCGTCGGTGCGGTCTACCTGTGGTCCGACGGCGCACCCAAGGGCGGCCTCTCCGAGGATTTCCGCCGGTTCGGCCGGCGGGCGTTCGAGGACGTGCCGGTGCTCGGCCGGGTACCGTACGCGCTGCTCGTCCTGCTGGTCCTCGCGACGCTGGCCGTGGTCCTGATGCGCGCCGACTTCGGGCGGACCCTGATCGCGGTCGGGGACAACCCGCGTACCGCCGAGCTGAGCGGGGTGCGCGTCTGGCGTACCCGGACCATCGCCTTCATCCTCAGCGGGCTCGCGGCGGCCGTGGCGGCGATCCTGCTCGGGGGGTACAGCGGCGTCTCGTTCCAGGCCGGCGCCGGCCTGGAGTTCGGCGCGATCACGGCGGTGGTGCTCGGCGGCGTCGTCCTCGGCGGCGGTCGGGGTTCGGTGGTCGGCGCGATGCTCGGTGCGCTGACCCTGGAACTCCTGTTCGCGCTGATGAACTTCTACGGCGTCTCCGGCGCCCTCAGATCGACCGTCCAGGGCGCGATCATCCTGCTCGCCGTGGCGGTCTCGGCAACACGTCAATCGTCAAGACAAGGGGAAAGATAG
- a CDS encoding ABC transporter permease: protein MNVAPTLRAGRAIPGVFVALAATLVIGWLVVMIDGGQLLNQPTTVSLLHVAAGLGLVGIGQTLVILGGSLDLSVAYVVSLSTLVAAETMNGSDAALVPAIGLVLAVSAGVGLCNGLLVTKLRINAFIATLGVGLLLKGYLDNGYDGPAGTTAPSLVQTLGYQRVGPVPLSFLLLVVVTGAAWFLLSRTRFGHHLIAVGGDPQVARLSGVRNDRVLVAAHVLCSLCAGLAGIYLASRLGAGAPRVGSEGLYDLESIAAVVLGGTALAGGRGGVIGTVGGVLLLASIDAIFNQIEVDAFFKQVIRGAIIIAAVAVYARRAMRREAG from the coding sequence ATGAACGTGGCCCCGACCCTGCGGGCCGGCCGGGCGATCCCGGGTGTGTTCGTCGCCCTGGCCGCCACGCTGGTGATCGGCTGGCTGGTCGTCATGATCGACGGCGGTCAGCTCCTCAACCAACCGACGACGGTGAGCCTGTTGCACGTCGCCGCCGGTCTCGGCCTCGTCGGCATCGGTCAGACGCTGGTCATCCTCGGCGGTTCACTCGACCTGTCGGTGGCGTATGTGGTCAGCCTGAGCACCCTCGTCGCGGCCGAGACGATGAACGGCAGTGACGCCGCGCTGGTGCCGGCGATCGGCCTGGTGCTCGCCGTCAGTGCCGGCGTCGGGCTGTGCAACGGACTGCTCGTCACCAAGCTGCGGATCAACGCGTTCATCGCGACCCTCGGCGTGGGGCTGCTGCTCAAGGGATACCTGGACAACGGCTACGACGGCCCGGCCGGTACGACCGCGCCCAGCCTCGTGCAGACCCTCGGCTACCAGCGCGTCGGGCCCGTGCCGCTGTCGTTCCTGTTGCTGGTGGTCGTCACCGGGGCGGCCTGGTTCCTGCTCTCGCGCACCCGCTTCGGCCACCACCTCATCGCCGTCGGCGGTGACCCGCAGGTCGCCCGGCTCTCCGGCGTACGCAACGACCGTGTCCTGGTCGCCGCGCACGTGCTCTGTTCGCTGTGCGCCGGACTCGCCGGAATCTACCTGGCGAGCCGCCTCGGTGCGGGCGCCCCGCGGGTCGGCAGTGAGGGCCTCTACGACCTGGAGTCGATCGCCGCGGTGGTCCTCGGTGGCACCGCCCTGGCCGGCGGTCGTGGCGGCGTCATCGGCACCGTCGGCGGCGTGCTGCTGCTCGCCAGCATCGACGCCATCTTCAACCAGATCGAGGTCGACGCCTTCTTCAAGCAGGTGATCCGCGGCGCCATCATCATCGCGGCCGTCGCCGTCTACGCCCGCCGGGCCATGCGAAGGGAGGCCGGGTGA
- a CDS encoding sugar ABC transporter ATP-binding protein, with protein sequence MSEPRPAPLLALRGVGKSFLGVRVLGGVDLDVAAGEVHAVVGENGAGKSTLMKIISGGYVPDEGAIEFSGQPRAFGGPRDAQRAGIGIIHQEFNLLPERTVAENVHLGHEPVRRGLVDRRAMLARTRELLASVGETSLPVDVQVGRLGVAQQQVVEIAKALALDARLLIMDEPTAALADHEVELLYRLVRRLQEQGIGLLYVSHRLAEVFDLSSRITVLKDGRRVDTLHTADTTADDVVRLMVGRELSGYYPDRAVPDDLGPVRLTVRGGGNRKLRGVDLDLRAGEVLGVGGLQGSGRSALARALFGVAPFTTGTVTVDDERIRLRSPRAAVRAGIAYVTEDRKGEGIVARQSVLDNALLASRAVFALRSGRAARTARVRELLTAVEVRAAGDDQEIRFLSGGNQQKVVLARWLALRPGILLFDEPTRGIDVGAKSAIHDLVRRLAREGATVLLISSELPELLGMSDRIIVMRDGRVAGELPAGAAEEDVMALAVGAVREAAG encoded by the coding sequence ATGTCTGAGCCTCGGCCGGCTCCGCTGCTCGCCCTGCGGGGCGTCGGGAAGTCCTTCCTCGGGGTGCGCGTCCTGGGTGGAGTCGACCTCGACGTCGCCGCGGGCGAGGTGCACGCCGTCGTCGGCGAGAACGGCGCGGGGAAGTCGACCCTCATGAAGATCATCTCGGGTGGCTACGTCCCGGACGAGGGCGCCATCGAGTTTTCCGGCCAACCCCGCGCCTTCGGCGGCCCGCGCGACGCGCAGCGGGCCGGCATCGGCATCATCCACCAGGAGTTCAATCTTCTTCCGGAGCGCACCGTCGCGGAGAACGTCCACCTCGGACACGAACCGGTCCGCCGAGGGCTGGTCGACCGCCGGGCGATGCTCGCCCGCACCCGGGAGCTGCTCGCCTCGGTGGGTGAGACCTCGCTGCCGGTCGACGTCCAGGTCGGGCGCCTCGGCGTCGCCCAGCAACAGGTCGTCGAGATCGCCAAGGCGCTCGCCCTCGACGCGCGGCTGCTCATCATGGACGAACCGACCGCGGCGTTGGCCGACCATGAGGTCGAGTTGCTCTACCGCCTGGTCCGTCGCCTCCAGGAACAGGGCATCGGCCTGCTGTACGTCTCACACCGGCTCGCCGAGGTCTTCGACCTGTCCAGCCGGATCACCGTGCTCAAGGACGGCCGGCGGGTCGACACCCTGCACACCGCCGACACCACGGCCGACGACGTGGTGCGGCTGATGGTCGGCCGCGAGCTGTCCGGTTACTACCCCGACCGGGCGGTGCCCGACGACCTCGGCCCGGTCCGGCTCACCGTCCGCGGCGGCGGGAACCGGAAGCTGCGCGGCGTCGACCTGGACCTGCGCGCCGGCGAGGTGCTCGGGGTCGGTGGCCTCCAGGGTTCCGGAAGATCGGCTCTGGCCCGCGCGCTCTTCGGCGTGGCGCCCTTCACGACCGGCACCGTCACGGTCGACGACGAGCGGATCCGGCTGCGTTCCCCCCGTGCGGCGGTGCGGGCCGGAATCGCCTACGTCACCGAGGATCGCAAGGGCGAGGGCATCGTCGCGCGGCAGTCGGTGCTGGACAATGCGTTGCTGGCGAGTCGGGCCGTCTTCGCGCTCCGGTCCGGTCGCGCCGCCCGGACGGCGCGGGTGCGCGAGCTGCTCACCGCCGTCGAGGTGCGCGCCGCCGGTGACGACCAGGAGATCCGCTTCCTGTCCGGCGGCAACCAGCAGAAGGTCGTACTGGCCCGGTGGTTGGCGCTGCGTCCCGGGATCCTGCTCTTCGACGAGCCCACCCGCGGCATCGACGTCGGCGCCAAGTCGGCCATCCATGACCTCGTGCGCCGTCTCGCCCGCGAAGGCGCGACCGTCTTGCTGATCTCGTCCGAGCTGCCGGAACTGCTCGGCATGAGCGACCGGATCATCGTGATGCGCGACGGCCGGGTCGCGGGCGAACTGCCCGCCGGTGCGGCCGAGGAAGACGTGATGGCGCTGGCGGTCGGTGCCGTGCGGGAGGCGGCCGGATGA